The Streptomyces rimosus genomic interval GCCGCTGGTCGCCCGGCGCGTCCTCGCGGAGGACGACCGCGGCCTGCCCGACCGCCGGGTGGCCGCCCAGCACGGCTTCGATCTCGCCCAGCTCGATACGGAAACCGCGGACCTTGACCTGGTCGTCGGCCCGGCCCAGGAACTCCAGCTGCCCCCGCCCGTTCCAGCGCGCCAGGTCCCCGGTGCGGTACATACGGGCGCCCGGACCGCCGTACGGGTCGGCGACGAACCGCCCCGCGGTCAGCCCGGCCCGGCGCAGGTAGCCGCGCGCCAGACCGGCGCCGCCGAGGTAGAGCTCTCCCGCGGTGCCCGGGGGAACCTGTCGCAGCGCGCCGTCCAGTACGTACGCGCGCACGCCTGCCACCGGGCGGCCGACCGCGGGCCAGGCGGCGTCCGCGAGCCGGACGTAGGCGGCGTCGACCGTGGCCTCGGTCGGGCCGTAGAAGTTGTAGACCGCCGTCGGGCCCTCGGCGAGCCGGGACCACAGCGGTTCGGGCAGGGCCTCGCCGCCGACGACGAGCACGGCGGGCGGCGCCGTCTCGAACAGCCCCTCGTCCAGCAGGTGCTGGGCGAAGGCGGGCGTGACGTCGAGCAGGTCCAGCCGGTGGGCGCGGGTGTAGCGGTGCAGGGCGGCCGGGTCGCGCCGGGTGTCGTCGTCGATGAGGTGCAGCTCGTGGCCCGCCCACATCCACAGCAGCTCGTCCCACGAGGTGTCGAAGCCGATCGACGCGGTCAGCGCCACGCGGAAGCGGCGCCCCGCCGTGACATCGCCGAAGAACCCGGCCCGGTGCGCCGCCAGCAGGTTGAGCACACTGCGGTGTTCGACGGCGACGCCCTTGGGGGTGCCGGTCGAGCCGGAGGTGTAGATGACGTAGGCGGTGTGGGAGGGGAGGAGGGGGGCGGTGCGGTCGGCGTCGGTGAGGTTGTCCTCGGGGGCCGCGGTCCCGGCTTCGGTTCCGGTTTCGGCTTCGGTGTCGGTCGCGGCTTCGGCTTCGGGGAGGCGGTCGAGCAGGAGCGTACGGGGTGCCGCCGCGCCCAGGGTGTCCGCGGTGGCCGAGGTGGCCAGGGCCAGTACGGGCCGGGCGTCGCGCAGCATGTGAGCGACGCGCTCCGCCGGGTGGTCCAGGTCGATGGGCAGGTATCCGGCCCCGGCCTTGAGTACGGCCAGCAGGCCCAACATGAGGTCGGCGGTGCGCGGCAGGGCCAGGGCGACCAGGTCGTCGGGACCGGCACCGGCGGCGGCCAGGGACCGCGCCAAGCGGTTGGCGCGCGCGTTCAGCTCGGCGAAGGTCAGCGAACCATCGGGAGCGGCCAGGGCGGTCGCGTCCGGGGTGGCGGCGGCCTGCGCCTCGAAGGCGGCGGCCAGGTTCCGGTGCGCGAGCTCAAGCCCGGTCTCAGTCTGGGGGGCCTGCTGCGCGCCCGCCTGCCACTGCTCCAGCCGCCCCCGCTCCTCCTCGGTCAGCAGGTCCAGGCCCGCCACCACATCCGTATCGACGGCCCGGACGAAACCGGCGAGCACGGAGCGGAACCGGTCCCGGTGCGCGGCGAGTTCGGCCTCGCCGTACCGCTCGTCGGCACCCTGGAAGTCGATCTCCAGCCCGGCGCCGTCACCCCGGTCGCAGATCACCACGGCCAGGTCCTCGATCGGGCCGATCGACAGGTTGTGGGTGCGGGCGGGCGCGCCGGCGAAGCTCAGCCCGTAGTCGAAGTTCATGATGTTGACCGTGGGCCCGGTCAACTGGCGCCCCTCGCCGAGCAGGTTGAGGTCGCGGCGGAGGTCTTCGTAGCGGTAGCGCTGGTGCCGCAGCGCGCCGCGCATCTGGTCGGCGGTGTGCCGTACCAGCTCCGAGAGGCGGGTGTCCGGGCGGACCGTGAGCCGCAGCGGCACCTCGTTCGACATCATGCCGGGGGTGCTGCGCACGGTGGGGCCGCTGCGCGCGGCGACCGGCAGGCCGAGCACCACGTCGGTGGCCCCGGTCATCCGGTGCAGGTGGACGGCGAGGGCGGCGACCAGGACGGGCTGCCACGGGGTGCGCCGCTGCCGGGCCGCGGCCTTCAGTTCGGCCAGTTCCCCGGCCGGGAGCCGGTCGCGGGAGTGCCGTACGCCCGTTGAGCCGGTGGCCGGGGCGCCCGCGAGGGTGACCGGCTCGGGCCGGTCGGCGAGTGTCCGCGTCCAGTACTGGCGGTCGGCCTCGTAACGCTCCGAGTTCCGGTACTCCCGGTCGCTGTCGGCCAGCGCGCGGAGGGGGCCGAAGGGGCTTGCGCCAACAGGGCTTCCGGTGACGCGGCCCGTGTACAGCTCGGCCACGCGCCGGGCGACCAGCGATCCGGTGAAGCCGTCCATCACGAGGTGGTGGTAGCGGTGGAGCCAGATGTGCCGGCCCGGCGCGAGCGTGAGCAGCGCGAAGGTGAACAGCGGTCCCGCGCCCGGGTCGAGGGGCCGCCGGGCCTCCTCTTCCAGCCAGGTGCGGGCCGCGGCCCGGGGATCGGCCTCGGCGCTCAGATCGATGCGCCGCAGGGTGACGGGCACGGACGGCTCGACGGTCTGCACCGGGCCGTCGCCGCCGTCCTCGAAGCGGGCGCGCAGCGCCTCCGCCTCGCCGACCACCTGCCGCAGCGCCTCCTGGAGATCGTCCGCCGCGACGGCACCGTCGATCTCGAAGTATTCGGCGATGCTGAACAGCGGATTGGCCGGGTCGAGGTGCTGCGCGTACCAAATTCCCAGCTGCGCGGCGGTCAACGGAAGTCGGTTTGTTCCCAGGGCAGACATACTTCCCCCTTGCGCACGCCATTTTCTGGAAGAGCGCACGCGAAAATCGGCATTACGCGCGGAACCGTGTGCGCAGCACACCGGAATGAAAAGAGAATGAGAACACCAGGCAAACCAGCAGGTGCTTTAAAGGCACACTAAAGCCGGGTGTCCTGTATCAACGTCTGACTGCGGCGGCGCAACCCTCGGTAGCGGCGGTGACAGGATGGCACCATCCCGGACACATGCCTCGAATCCCCCTATAAAGAACGCCGCAGCCAGGCTTCCCCCATGCCGCAGGCAGCGTATGCGCGCACCGACAGCCAGGCAAAGAGCAGCTAAAGCAGTGCGCTGCGGACACGCAGAATTGCGGCCCGCCGTGTGGTCACCGGCAGCCTATTTCAGGACGATCTCAGTGTGCAGTGACCCAGGTCACAGTCAAAAAGATCCAGTGCCGCGGTTGCAACGCCGCCCCACTCTCTGTGATGCTCGGCAGACACGGGGGACGAATACAGCCGCGTCGACACGCTGAACGCAGCCGGATAACTGCGATGACAGCCCGATGAATGCGCGCCTTCGCCGAATTGAACGGCTGAATATGACGCGGTGTCCCGCCGGCAGGCGCACCGGAACGGCAGGAGTAAGTCGTGGGCAGGTCGGCCGAAGATCGATCGAGATCGTCGCTACGGGTGCTGGTGAGCCTCCTCAGACCGTTCCGCTGGGTGCTGGTGGGCGTCTTCCTCCTGCAACTCGCGGCACACGGAACCGCGTTGATCCAGCCACTGGTCGCCAGCAGCGTCGTCGAAGGCGTCCGGGAGAACGGCGGGCTGTGGGGCCCGGTGACCGCCCTAGCGGTGATCGCCGTGGTCGGCATGGCGCTCAACTACGTGGGCGTGTACGTCCATGGGCGCGTCGGCCAGCGCTTCGTACTGCGCGTACGCAACGACCTCGCCCGGCGGATCTTCGGGGCGCGCGTCCCGGAGGTCGAGGGCGCGTCGACCGGCGACGTGCTCTCCCGCGTCGGCGCCGACACCACGCTCCTCCAGCAGACCATCATCCGCAGCACGATCGAACTGCTCATCGTCCCGTTCACCATCGTGATCACGGTGGTGCTGATGCTGCTCATCGACCCGCTGCTGGCCGTCCTCGTGATCGTCATGCTCACCGTGGCCACCGTGGTGGAGAGTTGGGCGTTCCAGCGGGTCACCGTGCAGTCCGAGCACGCGCAGAACTACCTCGGCGCGATGACCGGCGTCCTCCAGCGCGTCCTGCTGGCCTTCCGTACGGTCAAGGCGTCCCGTACCGAGAAGGCCGAGGCCGCCGCCTTCGGCAAGGAGGCCGAGGGCTCCTACCGCGCCGGGGTCAAGGCCGCGCGCACGGAGGCCGTCGCCGAGACCGCCGCGCTCGGCTCGGTCGAGGTGACCTTCCTGCTGGTCCTCGGCATCGGCGCGATCCGGGTCAGCTCCGGCGCACTGTCCATGGGCGACCTCGTGGCCATCCTGCTCTACGTCGTCTACATCCAGGAGCCCATCGGCTCGCTGGTCGCCTCGGCCGGCCGCCTCTCCGAGGGCCTGGCCGCCGCACGCCGGGTGGACGAACTCCTCCAACTCCCGCCGGAGGCCACCGCCCCGCACGCCGCCACCCCGGCCGACGGGCGCCCGGCACCCGGACTGCGCCTCGACGGCGTCACGTTCGGCTACCCGAACCGCGAGGTACTGCGCGGCGTCACCATCGACGCGCCGGTGGGCATCACCGTGCTGGTGGGACCGTCCGGCACCGGCAAGACCACCGTCCTCAGCCTGATCGAGCGGTTCGTCGAACCCAGCGGCGGTCGGGTCCTGCTCAACGGCACCGACATCCGCGAACTCGACCTCGCGGAGCTGCGCGGCCGGGTCTCCTACGTCCAGCAGGAGGCGCCGCTGCTCGGCGCGACCGTCCGCGACGCCGCCTCGTACGGGGTGGACGACGTGGACCCCGTACGACTGGAGAAGATCCTCGACTCGGTGGGCCTGATGGAGTGGGTTCGCAGCCTGCCCGACGGCCTGGACACCGAGGTCGGCGAGCGCGGCGTGCACATCTCCGGCGGGCAGCGGCAGCGGCTGGCGGTCGTGCGGGCCCTGCTGCGCGACAGCGAGGTGCTGCTGCTCGACGAGGCGACCTCGCAGCTGGACCCGCACAACGAGCGCACCCTGCTGGACTCGCTGGCCGTGCACGCCAAGGACAAGATCGTCATCGCGGTGACCCACCGGATGCCGATCGCCCTCCAGGCCACCCAAGTGATCATGATGGAGGACGGCCGGGTCCACGCGGCCGGCCACCACACCGCGCTTCTGGAGACCGAGGACAAGTACCGTGCCCTTATCGCGGCTTCGACGTGAGGCGGGGGCGCGGGGCGCCCGGGACCGGGAGGCGTCGCGTACGGCGGTGCCGTCCCGCGCCCGCGGGACCGGGCCCCGTAGGCCCGGCAGGTTACCGGCCGCGGCCCTCGCCGCCGTCCTCACCCTCGCCCTCGCCCTCACCGGCTCCGTCCCCCCGGGGACGGAGCGGCGGCCCGGCACCGCGGCGGACATCCGCTACACCGAATACGGCGTGCCGCACATCATCTCCGACACCTACCGAGGCGTCGGCTACGGCTACGGATACGCCCAGGCCAAGGACAACCTCTGCGTCCTCGCCTCGGTCTACCTGACCGTCGGCGCCCAGCGCTCTCGCTACCTGGAGCCGCAGGCCGCGCCCCGGCAGGGCCCCGCCGACCCGACCTTCGCCACCGCCCGCACCAACCTCGACAGCGACCTCTACTACCAGCAGGTCAACGACTCCCGCATCGTCGAACGGGCCCTGCGGTCGCCGACCGGCCCCCGCGCCGAAGTACGCGAGATCGTCCGCGGCTACGTGGCCGGCTACAACCGCTATCTGCGCGACACCGGAGGCGCCGCCCGCATCTCCGACCCCGTCTGCCGGGGCGCGGCCTGGGTACGTCCCATCTCCGAACTCGACTTCTACCGGCACTACCACGCGCTGGCGACCGTCAGCGGCCAGGGCACGATGATCAGCGGCATCGCCGCCGCCCACCCCAATTCCCCCGCTACATCCGCCAGTCGGACTTCGGGGCCGCCCCCGACGCC includes:
- a CDS encoding ABC transporter ATP-binding protein: MSLLRPFRWVLVGVFLLQLAAHGTALIQPLVASSVVEGVRENGGLWGPVTALAVIAVVGMALNYVGVYVHGRVGQRFVLRVRNDLARRIFGARVPEVEGASTGDVLSRVGADTTLLQQTIIRSTIELLIVPFTIVITVVLMLLIDPLLAVLVIVMLTVATVVESWAFQRVTVQSEHAQNYLGAMTGVLQRVLLAFRTVKASRTEKAEAAAFGKEAEGSYRAGVKAARTEAVAETAALGSVEVTFLLVLGIGAIRVSSGALSMGDLVAILLYVVYIQEPIGSLVASAGRLSEGLAAARRVDELLQLPPEATAPHAATPADGRPAPGLRLDGVTFGYPNREVLRGVTIDAPVGITVLVGPSGTGKTTVLSLIERFVEPSGGRVLLNGTDIRELDLAELRGRVSYVQQEAPLLGATVRDAASYGVDDVDPVRLEKILDSVGLMEWVRSLPDGLDTEVGERGVHISGGQRQRLAVVRALLRDSEVLLLDEATSQLDPHNERTLLDSLAVHAKDKIVIAVTHRMPIALQATQVIMMEDGRVHAAGHHTALLETEDKYRALIAAST